The DNA sequence TGCCCTTTCCTACCACATCAGGGTCGTATTTACTGCTCCAAGGCCTGCAGTCTCGGTGAAGACGTGCACGCCTCTGACTCCTCTGACTCTGCCTTCCAGTCAGCACGCTCACGTGAATCCCGCCGCAGTGTGCGCATGGGCAAGAGCAGTCGCTCAGCCGACCAATGCCGGCAATCGCTCCTCTTCTCACCCTCTGTCAACTATAAGTTCCTTGGCTTCAGTGGAAACCCTGATGACACCCTGACCAACAAGCTTTCTCACATGAACTTATCTGATGAGCATTTCTGGAGGGGACGTGTTGAGGAGACTGAGGCACCTGAGGACCAGGAAGAGGAGTGGGCTGAACATGAAGACTATATGACTCAGCTGCTATTAAAGTTTGGGGAACATGGGATCTTCCAACAAGCCAATGACTCCAGGCCCACAGATTTCTGGATTGCTGAAAAGGATACCAAATCTAAGCAGGAGTCCTCAAAAACTGGCAGTGTtggtggaggaggaaggggcAGCCTGGCCAGTAAGAAGTACCAGGCTGACATGTACTGGGCACAGTCACAGGATGGGCTAGGGGACTCTGCCTATGGCAGCCATCCAGGCCCAGCGAGTAGCAGAAAAATCCAGGAATTGGAGTTGGACCATGGGGCTGGAGGAGGTTTCCAGGGGGAGGAACAGCAATGGTACACTGACTCTTTGGAGTGTATCACAGACGAATTGAAGAAGACAGATCAAAGTGTCCGGGACTCTATGGACTCACTTGCTCTCTCCAATATTACTGGTGAGTGGACAGAATTCAATAAATCAGATCTGAGAAATGAATATATTATGTTTTAACAGTGGTTGGTTGTAAAATAGTTTTAGCTCATCTGCAaagcatttttataatttttctctctcctctctagGGGCCTCCGTAGATGGTGACAGTAAAGACAGGCCCTTGGTATATTCGCTGCAAGGCTTTCATGAACTGGAGACAGAAGACTGTGAGAAAACAAGTAATATGGGAACCCTCAACTCTTCTATGTTACACAGAAGTGCAAATTCCCTGAAAAGTCTTGCATCTGAACAAGAAGAGAATGCtccagaagaagaggaggcgCCTTTGGAGGAACGACCCAAACCTCATGTCCCTGCCCTCAGGAGGACACGTTCACAGTCTAGGCCCCAGCAAGTCAAATTCTCTGATGATGTTGTGGACAATGGCCATTATGGCGATCTTCCAGTGCGTCAGCCTCCTATGAGTGAACGCACTCGTCGGAGAGCGTACCACTTTGAGGAGCAGGGCCAAGAGCTTCACTCTGGTcgccatcatcaccaccacaggAGGCGTCGCAGTCGCAGATCTCGCTCTGACAATGCTCTTAACCTTCTGCCCAAGGAGAGGGCCCAAATGTGCTACAAAGCGGACCATAGAAGGAATGCTCTCGGCCCCAAGGAGCACCAGGCCTTCCATGGTCACCCTAATCCTGCTGCCATGTCAGACTATGGGCTACATGGCCCATCCATGGGAAGGTTCTTGGGGCTGtatggagatgatgatgatgactggTGCTCCACATGCTCTTCGTCCTCGTCTGATTCTGAGGAGGAGGGCTTTTTCCTGGGTCAGCCCATCCCTCAGCCCAGACCCCACAGACATTACTACACTGATGACTTGCCTTGCCCTGTAGCAGGCATGCCATCTCCTCCGTATGGCCAATGGACTaagtcaaaaaagaaaaaaggtcacAAAGGGAAAAATTGTATAATTTCCTAGACTTTCTTCTTTTGTGCTTTGGGTAATGTTCTGAAACTCACCTCTGCCTCTTATGTTCACTGTTTGAAATACAATAACAGTCTGCTTGCTATTAAATGCTTCGCTGCACTCAATTTACCAAGGTGCTTGTGTAAAACACAAGTTCATATTCTGATTATTCATAGGTGTTTGCTTCTGTAGCATTACAAAATGCCGGTAAAGTATTTCAGAGTAATGCATATttataaaacacaatttaaactgtgtttatttaacagtgcagatattatgtatatattgtagaatttaaaaaaaaacaaaacggcTATTTTTGTACCCTTGACATGCTTTGTACCAAAATGGCATTAACAGTAAACTATTGGCGGTCGGTgtagagatgttttttttaatgagggtGTCAGAAATGTAATGATAAATTGACTGTGACCCAAGCTCTTCAAATGTGTTTTCGTCCAGGCTTGTGCAGCGCTAACATGAAAGCACAGTGTGTATTAAATTGCTTGGTTGAGCGGTGTATTTATGGGTCATTGTAAGCAAATCATTGTAATCTGTATAAATGTACAAACTGGAATATAAGGCAAAGATAGATGataattgtaataaaaatatctatatatcatgatttttgttgtttttttcctgtacaaatgttttaaatggatatactgtaaaaaaaaaaagacatattttagtTTAAGGCCTCCCcatttatttacaaaagtttTTCTACAAGTCTGAAAGATAATATTCATAAGTTCACTTTAAACTGAATGTAAGACAATACATGACTTATATAATGCAGTCTCCTTTGTATGAAATTGTAATGCACTGGTAAAACATAGAGTTGGACCCTTCAATACTGGCTGACGAATACTTGTGTTCTTTGAAGTGGAGTCGTATGAGGTACTGATTCATAGCCAGTGTTACCTATCGTAGATCGCTGGAAGGATGATCAGCTGATCTACACAGGTGAGCAAGAATATGGAAGTTCTTTGGCTGACAAAATATAGGGCTAAAGAAGTGTCTGATGATGAGGTAAAGCAATGGGACTATTCTAAACAGTGTACACTATAGTGgatattgagttttttttttaggtggaTGTCTTTTAGGTGgctaaaatatattttgctgtTGACCCCAATAACAGCAGTATACTTGGCATCCCTGACAGTAGTCTCTGCTTCTCCAAACTCGAAGCGTGTGGGTTATGTTGTTGGTAATACGCTGGCTGAGGGTAAGCACCCCATAAAACCCCATTTAAAAGACATCAATCTCTCTTTAAGTTTGCATAAGTAGCATTTGCAATCATAGTGCcaagaaaagtaaaaaacagaagcaaaattcTTTACACTTCACAAAATTAGTTTTAtgatttactcatttttctgGCAGTGCATCATCAATAGGATTCAGCAATAAGACCAACCAAGCACATAGCTGATTTTGGCAACATAATCCATCATTAAAACATGCAGCCTAAGTTGTTGAGTCTTTCATAGAAACTGTACCTCTTGCATTTAATTCCTTTAAAGTCCTTTTGATTTTACTCAAAATACAAAAGGTATTTTACTGTAACCACATCTCCATTAGACTTCTAATTCAATCTAGTCTTGATACAtcctcttttctgtctttgtttcgaATACTTatgagtgatttaaaaaaagtcattattACTAATATTTGACTAAAGACGATGATGAagagttaaaaatgtaaaactttggATAGATTCTTTGTGTTAATACTCCACATTGTCACCTCAGCATTTTACCATGTGTGGTTTATGCTGATGAGTCTCATATCTCATCCAGCTCCTTCATGAAGTTTCTGAGGGCATCAAGGCAGTGCTGTTTGATCTCCAACAGGTTTGCATCTAGTGGAGCTTGCAGCAGATTATCCAAGCTGGGCTCCTTGGCCACCAGCATCTTCACCACTGTGCGAAATGTCTCACAGTCCTGCCTGTAATGCTgcacatgaaaaaataatatcaGAAATGCCAATATTCATAATGATACAATGAGGTATACAGtgtagaaaagcagaaaaacccAAACTTTATAGACACGTTAAAGATTCTTTAGCCAAAAATCGGTGGATCTGTTATTCTGAGCCTCCCCAACATAACATAACCTGTCTATGGTTGCAAAATGTATTGTACGTATTTGTAGTCACAACTAAACTTGCCTCCAGCTCAATCTAAGTTAGCAGATTGTGACATACAATTCTGCATGTGTAGTATATATACAGTGCCTAATGAAAGCACTGACGTTTTTTTTTAGAGGTTTTCCTCTTTAATCGCTTTTCAACAATCAATCATAGCCAATTCAATCTGGCTTGAATTTACAAAACAGACTTgttcatgtcaaagtaacagtATTTCTATAAAGTAATgccaattaaaaatgtaaaagatatCAAATAAGTGACTCCTTAAATATTCACCTAATCCAACAAATGTCCAGCCAAGGGGTGATACAAGTCACAAAATTAGTGAAATAGAGATCacctgagtgcagtgaatgtgtctctaGTGACTGTAtcataaagacacctgtatctggaaacaaacacaccatctccaccatgaagcatagtggtggcagcatcatgatgtggcgATGCATGTTGGCCATCAGGCTCTGGAAGGCTTCAAATTAATACAGCAGAGTACAGGAAAATTCTGgtggacaacctgatgcagcaACAGAATTGCGACTTGGGaggaatgtgttttccaacGAGACAATAACCCAAAGCATACAGgaaaagctacacagaaataatgtaaaaacaagTGATTGTTCGGGagctggacttgaaaaggaCTGTTCACTCATGAAACCTGTGAACCTGAAagagcttgagcagttttgcaaaggaGAACtgattaaaactgcagtgtccagatgtcaAAAGCTGATGAGACCTTTTCACAGAGGCTCAATGCTGCAATTGGGCCGAAGGTGAATCTCATACTGACTTGAAGATGTGAATGCTTATGCCATTGCTtatcttacatttttaattaacagaCATGACATTgtagaaatttgttttttactttgacGAGTcacttttttgtacattttgtaaaccatgacttaatattaaaaagcaataaaaaggaaaaacctcTAATGGGAGTGAATCGGCATTGTGCTTGGCACTCAAACTACAAAACTAAAGTAaagatttgtgtatttgttttgcaAGTGACAATGTATAGTTGTATAATGAAAAAAAGTATAAAGTTAAAGAAAAGGCATGCATTTATAATTTGGTGATATATTTATTAGCCCTCCCACACAGGTTAGCACCTCTGTCTAACAGCTGCTGGAACTCTACAGACCGACTCCTCACTTCAAACCTAATGAACCCAGATCTGGTAAACCGGTGTATTTCATGAAACAGtcgtgtgaatgtgtgtatgtgagtctATTCAAGTGCATGTCTGCTTTTAACAAAAGGGACATGAGGTGTCAGAGTATGCTGTAGCATTCTTTCACACCACATTGCAACAAGCTCTCACATCCCTCTCAGATTTTACTGCTGACCCAAAACGGCTGTTAAGGTCTTTGTTAGAGTCCCAGGTGCAAGCTCACAACATCTTTATCACCTGGGGGAGAAAAGGCTAAATGTGTGGCGCTTTACTGAAGGCACTTAGAGGTTTAAGGCTACACTAGCCCATCAAAAAGAAGCATTAGGCATCAGAGTACACCAAGGTTGAGCCCTGATCACCTTTCTCTTCAAGGTAATGTCACTAGGGCACACAGGATACTTTTCAGTGGCTTCAAACTGACACTGTAGGCGATAAAACAAGTAGTAATTCTTAGATAATGTCGACACAAAATGTATGTACACTAAAATGTACATGTATCAATCACAAAAATGTAGTCATTATAATGTCTAGttaatttttattatctttCTCATGTCAGTTTTACTCAAGTGTCCAAAGATGAGACCTACTTCTTCAATGTAATGAAAACAGTTGCAGCGTCCTAAGAGGTACAATATCTGTGCTATGTGCAGACCACATAGCCATTTTAGGAATGTGGGCTCTGTAGGCCTTCGTTGTAGC is a window from the Amphiprion ocellaris isolate individual 3 ecotype Okinawa chromosome 3, ASM2253959v1, whole genome shotgun sequence genome containing:
- the prickle1a gene encoding prickle-like protein 1a; amino-acid sequence: MSLTSAAGPAAGFQGGARQRDFVMEQKVSKLTSGFQRSSTSDDDSGCALEEYAWVPPGLRPEQVQLYFSCLPEDKVPYVNSPGEKFRIKQLLYQLPPHDNEIRYCQSLSEEEKKELHMFSVQRKKEALGRGTVKLLPRNLLNSICEHCGENINGGEMAVFATRASPGLCWHPACFACSTCSELLVDLIYFYHDGKIHCGRHHAELLKPRCSACDEIIFADECTEAEGRHWHMKHFSCFECETILGGQRYIMKDGRPYCCGCFESLYAEYCEACGEHIGVDHAQMTYDGLHWHATESCFSCTQCKSSLLGCPFLPHQGRIYCSKACSLGEDVHASDSSDSAFQSARSRESRRSVRMGKSSRSADQCRQSLLFSPSVNYKFLGFSGNPDDTLTNKLSHMNLSDEHFWRGRVEETEAPEDQEEEWAEHEDYMTQLLLKFGEHGIFQQANDSRPTDFWIAEKDTKSKQESSKTGSVGGGGRGSLASKKYQADMYWAQSQDGLGDSAYGSHPGPASSRKIQELELDHGAGGGFQGEEQQWYTDSLECITDELKKTDQSVRDSMDSLALSNITGASVDGDSKDRPLVYSLQGFHELETEDCEKTSNMGTLNSSMLHRSANSLKSLASEQEENAPEEEEAPLEERPKPHVPALRRTRSQSRPQQVKFSDDVVDNGHYGDLPVRQPPMSERTRRRAYHFEEQGQELHSGRHHHHHRRRRSRRSRSDNALNLLPKERAQMCYKADHRRNALGPKEHQAFHGHPNPAAMSDYGLHGPSMGRFLGLYGDDDDDWCSTCSSSSSDSEEEGFFLGQPIPQPRPHRHYYTDDLPCPVAGMPSPPYGQWTKSKKKKGHKGKNCIIS